From the Anaeromyxobacter dehalogenans 2CP-1 genome, the window CGGAGCAGAAGCGCAGGTCGATCGCGTTCGCGGCCAGGCTGGCGCGCCGCTGGAAGTCGGTCTCGCTCACCACCAGCGTGGCGGGCCGGTCGAGCGTGCCGTGCAGCTTGTAGACGGGGAACCGCGAGACGAAGCGGCCGCCGGCGGGGTCGAGCCGCCAGCGCTGCAGGTCGTCCGCCGCCGCCACCACCTGGCAGGCGCGGCCCGCCCAGGCGAAGGTCCGCTCCAGCAGGTCGTCGAAGTTGGTGGTGTAGAGCGCGGGCACGAACGCGGCGAGCCGGACCAGCAGCCGGTGCAGCGGCAGGGCCGCCGGATCGATGCGCGAGGTATCGAACAGCCCCGCGAGCCGCTCCACCAGCCGCGCCTCGCCGCAGAGCGCGCGGTGCGCCTCCGGGACGCGGAGCAGCGTCTCCAGCGCCACCGGGTCGTCCGGCCCCGGCGGCGAGAAGCGCGCCGGCGCGTCCGGCAGCCGCTCGCGGAGCACCGGCACGAGGTCGCGCGCCAGCGCCACGACGGCCTCGCGCCAGGACGGCAGCCCGGCCCAGCGCGAGGCGCCCGCGCCCACCAGCAGGAGGAGCTGGCCCTGCGCGAGCCGGTCGAAGAGGTGGTCCTGCACCTCCCGGATGTCCGGCGCGCCGCGCATGGGCCGGTGAAAACCTGCGGCCCGGCGCGGCCGCGGGCAAGCCGGGGGAGCCCGCGCCTACCTGCGGCCCGCCGCCTGCGGCCGGCCCGCCCCGAGGCGCGCCGGCGAGAACGGCGCGAGGTCCACCGGCGGCGGCGTCCCGAGCACGGCCGCCGCCACCGCGTCGGCGGTGACCGGCGCGAGCAGGATGCCGTTCCGCGTGTGGCCGGTGGCGTAGTACAGGCCGGGCACGGTCCCGGCGCCGAGGATGGGCGAGCCGTCCGGGCTGGCGGGGCGGAAGTTGGACCAGGTCTCGACCACCGGCGCGGCCGCCAGCGCGGGCGCGATCTCGAGCGCGATGTCGAGGACGCGCCGCAGCCCGCCCGCGGTCACCGCCTTCTCGTGCCCGACCTCCTCCATGGTGGAGCCGCACAGGATCCGCCCGTCGGCGCGCGGCACCACGTAGCCGTTGGCCGAGAACACCACGCGCGAGAGGAGCGGCGGCCGGGTGTCGAGGAGCGCGATCTGCCCGCGCACCGGGCGCACCGCGCCGGGCGGCAGCCCGTTCCCCTCCACCTGCATGCTCCAGCTCCCCGCGGCGAGCACCACCGCGTCCGCCTCGATGCGCCCGGCGTCGTGGTCCACGCCCACCGCCCGCCCGCCCGCGTGGACGATCCGCTCCACCTTGCCGGTGACGAAGCGGGCCCCGGCGCGCGCCGCCGCCACGTACACGGCCCGGCCCAGCAGCCGCGGGTCCACCGAGGCCTCGTCGGCGAAGTACAGCGCGCCGCGCGTCTCCGGCGACACGCCCGGCTCGAGCCGGCGCACCTCGGCGTCGTCCAGCACCTCCACCGCCAGCCCGGCCTTGTGGAGCTTCTCGGCGCGCCCGGCGAGGAGCCGGGCCTCCGGATCGTCCACCGCGATCTCGAGCGTCCCGCCGCCGCGGAGGCCGACCCACATGCCGCTCGCGGCCTCGACCTCGCGCGCGA encodes:
- a CDS encoding SIR2 family protein, with translation MRGAPDIREVQDHLFDRLAQGQLLLLVGAGASRWAGLPSWREAVVALARDLVPVLRERLPDAPARFSPPGPDDPVALETLLRVPEAHRALCGEARLVERLAGLFDTSRIDPAALPLHRLLVRLAAFVPALYTTNFDDLLERTFAWAGRACQVVAAADDLQRWRLDPAGGRFVSRFPVYKLHGTLDRPATLVVSETDFQRRASLAANAIDLRFCSDAVGRELLLVGYGFNDPNLRWIWTKLRDLEVLPVAWFLELGTSTDLDLATFELDRIARVDLRASDPVHPPELLAFLGALADRCEAALGPFPR
- the thiO gene encoding glycine oxidase ThiO, which translates into the protein MKTDVVVVGAGLQGASVALRLAQAGKQVVVLERAVPGAEASYAAGGILSPGVEALEPGPFYALCAASLARYPAFAREVEAASGMWVGLRGGGTLEIAVDDPEARLLAGRAEKLHKAGLAVEVLDDAEVRRLEPGVSPETRGALYFADEASVDPRLLGRAVYVAAARAGARFVTGKVERIVHAGGRAVGVDHDAGRIEADAVVLAAGSWSMQVEGNGLPPGAVRPVRGQIALLDTRPPLLSRVVFSANGYVVPRADGRILCGSTMEEVGHEKAVTAGGLRRVLDIALEIAPALAAAPVVETWSNFRPASPDGSPILGAGTVPGLYYATGHTRNGILLAPVTADAVAAAVLGTPPPVDLAPFSPARLGAGRPQAAGRR